In Candidatus Eremiobacteraceae bacterium, a single window of DNA contains:
- a CDS encoding ABC transporter substrate-binding protein: MDRFEMPGSLLRRSVVLAVSAALLLSLNAKAGGAQSSVGRANAWTTPHVLTISDGGDVTTLNQHLTQSAPTANLSELTMAWLIRWDEHNKPYPELATEVPTQSNGGVSKDELTITYHIRKGVKWSDGAPFDADDVVFSTAVVNNLANDEGGRFDQI, encoded by the coding sequence ATGGATCGCTTCGAGATGCCGGGCTCTTTGCTGCGCAGGAGCGTCGTGCTTGCCGTTTCAGCCGCACTTCTGCTGTCGCTGAATGCAAAAGCGGGAGGTGCGCAAAGCTCTGTTGGACGCGCCAACGCTTGGACGACTCCGCACGTGCTCACGATCTCGGACGGCGGCGACGTGACCACCCTCAACCAACATCTCACACAGTCTGCTCCCACCGCCAATCTTTCAGAACTGACGATGGCGTGGCTGATCAGGTGGGACGAGCACAACAAGCCATATCCCGAACTTGCCACAGAGGTGCCCACGCAATCGAACGGCGGCGTCAGCAAAGACGAACTCACGATCACGTATCATATCCGCAAAGGGGTCAAATGGTCGGACGGAGCGCCCTTCGATGCCGACGACGTCGTCTTCAGCACGGCGGTCGTGAACAACTTGGCGAACGACGAGGGCGGCCGCTTCGACCAGATC